A genomic window from Helicobacter pylori includes:
- the rpiB gene encoding ribose 5-phosphate isomerase B, with protein MNKPLNIAQVFIGSDHAGLHLAEFVQHFLEDKQFKIQAFLPTARVDYPDYAKLVCQKVLENAQSYGILVCATGIGMSMGANRFKGIRAALCLDAYMAKMTRLHNNANVLCLGEKISGIGVVESILEAFFSTEFEQGRHALRIQKLDESLKSST; from the coding sequence ATGAATAAGCCTTTAAATATTGCTCAAGTTTTCATAGGAAGCGATCATGCAGGGTTGCATCTTGCAGAATTTGTCCAGCATTTTTTAGAAGACAAGCAATTTAAAATTCAAGCTTTTTTACCCACGGCTAGAGTGGATTACCCTGATTATGCGAAATTAGTGTGCCAAAAAGTCCTAGAAAATGCGCAAAGCTATGGTATTTTAGTGTGCGCTACAGGGATAGGCATGAGCATGGGTGCTAATCGTTTTAAAGGCATTAGAGCCGCTTTATGCCTTGATGCTTACATGGCTAAAATGACTCGCTTGCACAATAACGCTAATGTCTTGTGCTTGGGCGAAAAGATTAGCGGTATTGGCGTCGTGGAAAGCATTTTGGAAGCGTTTTTCTCCACCGAATTTGAACAAGGCCGCCATGCGTTGCGCATCCAAAAGCTAGACGAATCGCTGAAATCATCAACCTAA